The Blastocatellia bacterium region CGCAATCCGCAATCCGCAATGGTGAAATATGGCTGAATATAAGATTCCCAAGCGAATGAAGTATCGCAAGCAGCAGCGTGGCCGCATGAGCGGTGTGGCGACGCGCGGCGCGGAGATTTCTTTCGGCGAGTATGGGTTGAAGGCGCTGGAGCCGGCATGGATTACCGGCAAGCAGATCGAAGCCTCGCGCGTGGCGATGACCCGCTTCATCAAGCGCGGCGGCAAAATCTGGATTCGCGTCTTCCCGGATAAGCCCATCACCAAGAAGCCGGCGGAAACCCGCATGGGCAAGGGCAAGGGCGCGCCCGAAGGCTGGGTCGCGGTCATCAAGCCGGGCCGCATCCTCTTCGAGATGGAAGGCGTTGATGAGAAGACCGCCGCCGAAGCCATGCGGCTGGCGGCGCAGAAGCTGCCCATCAAGACCCGGTTCATCACGCGCAAGCAGCAAGACGCAGGAGGGCTGGTATGAAGGCTGATGAGCTGAGAGATTTGAACGACGACGACCTGCGGGCCAAAGTCGCCGAGATGAAGGAGAGCATCTTCCGCATGCGCTTCAAGCTGTCGCTCGGCAACACGGACGTGGTCAAGAATCTGCGCGAGTCGCGCAGAGACCTGGCGCGCGTGCTGACCTTGATCCGCGAGCGCGGCCTCGAAGCCGGAAAGTAAGAGTCACGGCGCGCTACAGCGCGCCACGTTGAAGGGTGAGTATGGAAGAGAACAGAAACGATCAAACGAGCGAGAGCGGCGAAGGCGTGCTGACCGACGTGGCGCGCGCCATCGGCTCGACGCTCGGCAAAGTGGCCGCGGCCATCGGCGGCACAGACGAGCCGCAGGCCGCAGCTACGGGGCCGCAGCACCGCCGCCAGGAGAAGGTCGGGTTAGTGACCAGCGACAAGATGACCAAGACCGTGGTCGTCCGCGTCGAGCGGCTGGTGCGCCACCCGAAGTACCGCCGCTACATCCGCCGCCGCACCAAGTTCATGGCGCACAACGAGATGGAAGCGAAGGTCGGCGATACCGTGCGCATCGTCGAAACGCGACCGATGTCGGCGCGCAAGCGCTGGCGCGTCGTCGAGATTGTTCAGAAAGCCAGGTGATGGGTGTCGGGTGCCGGGTGCCGGGTGTCGGGTGTCGGTCAAGAGATGAATGCTTCTGACCAACTCCTAATCCCCAACATCCCATACCCAACACCCAACACCCGTCGGAGACAAAGTCATGATTCAGATGAGATCAATCCTTGAGGTGGCGGATAACTCCGGGGCCAAGCGCATCTCGATGATCCTGCCGCTCGGCGGCCACACGGGTCTGCGCGCAGGGCTCGGCGACATCATCACCGCGGCGGTCAAGGAAGCGGCGCCCGATGGCGCGGTCAAGAAGGGCCAGGTGGTGCGCGCCGTCATCGTCCGCACCCGCAAAGAGACGCGCCGCAAGGACGGCACTTATATTCGCTTCGATCAGAACGCGGCGGTGATCATCAAGCCGGACAACGAGCCCGTCGGCACGCGCGTCTTCGGCCCCATTGCCCGCGAGCTGCGCGACAAGCGGTTCATGAAGATCGTCAGCCTTGCGCCGGAAGTGATTTGAGAAAGTATTCAGAAGTCAGGAGTCAGAAGTCAGAATAAAAGCCGAGCCGGCTTCCTTGCTCATTCTGACTCCTGACTCCTGACTCCTGACTCCTGAGGTGTTATGAACGTAGAAATCAATGTGCGAAAGAACGACCGCGTGGTCGTCATCACCGGCAAAGACAGCGGCAGGACGGGGCGAATCATCGAAGTGCTGCCGCGCAAGCATAAGGTGATCGTCGAAGGCGTCAACGTCGTCAAGCGCCACACCAAGGCGAACTCGCGGCGCGGCGTGCAGTCGGGCATCCTTGAGCGCGAAGCGCCGATTGACGTGTCGAACGTGATGCTGCTTTGTCCGCACTGCGGTCAGGCGACGCGCTCGGCGCATCAGGTGCTCGAAGACGGCAAGCGCCACCGCGCATGCAAGAAGTGCGGCGCGGCTATCGAGAAACAGTAACCCAGAGGCCGCGCGGGGAGGCGCTCTTCGAGAGGGCGCGGCGGCAGCCAGACAAAGCGACTGAAGGCGCGCCCCGGCGCATCAGATGCGAGGACGGATATGGCAGCGAGACTGAAAGAGAAATACAATAGCGAGATTCTGCCGGCCTTGATTAAAGAGTTCAACTACACGAACCCGATGGCCGCGCCGAAGATCGAAAAAGTGGTTTTAAACATGGGCGTGGGCCGCGAGGCGCAGAGCAACCCGAAGGTCTTTGACCAGGCGACGATGGAGCTGACGACGATTGCCGGCCAGAAGCCGGTCATCACCAAGGCGAAGAAATCGATTGCCGCCTTCAAGCTGCGCACGGGGATGCCGGTCGGCGTTTCGGTGACGCTGCGCGGCGACCGCATGTACGAGTTTCTGGATCGCTTCATCAACGCCGTGCTGCCGCGCGTGCGCGACTTCCGCGGCGTCAGCCCGCGCGCTTTTGATGGCCGCGGCAACTACACAATTGGCATCAAGGATCAGTTGATCTTCCCGGAGATCGACTTCAATCGCGTTGATCGCACGCGGGGCATGAACATTTCTATTGTGACGACGGCACGCACAGACGAAGAAGGCCGCGCCCTGCTGCGGCAATTCGGCATGCCGTTTATGAAGTAGTTACCAGTGACCGGCTCTCAGTTGCTAGTCGCGCAACGCGATTCGGCTGAGAGCGGACGACTGACAACTGACAACTGAGAACTAACTTATGGCAAGAACATCATCAGTCTATAAAGCGAACGAGCTGAAGCGGGCGCTGGCGAACGCCAAGCAGCGGGTCAAAGAGCAGTACGGCGCCGCCGGCAAGAAAGAAGTGAAGCGCGCCAAGGCCGCCGGCATGAACTTGAACATCTTCACGTCGCGGGTGCATAACCGCTGCCGGCGCTGCGGTCGCGGCAAAGGCTACCTGCGCAAGTTCGCGCTCTGCCGCATCTGCTTCCGCGGGCTGTCGCTCGAAGGCCACATTCCCGGCGTGACGAAGTCGAGCTGGTAAAAGAGAGTGACAAGTGACAGGTGAACAGTGACAAGAGCGGGCGGAGTTTTTCTTGTCACTTGTCACTTGTCACTTGTCACGGATTTCAGGAGAAGTGATGACAGATCCAATCGCTGATATGCTGACGCGAATGCGCAATGCGTACGCGGCCAAGCACCAGAAGGTAGACGTGCCGGTCTCGAACATCAAGCTGGAGATCGCGCGCATTTTGAAAGAAGAAGGCTTCATCAACAACTTTAAGGTCATCGGCGAAGGCGTGCGCCGCAACATCCGCATCTACCTGCGCTATGGCACCAAGGGCGAGCAGGTGATCTCGCGGCTGGAGCGCGTTTCAAAGCCCGGCTGCCGCGTCTACGTCAAAGGCACAGCGGTGCCGAGCGTGCTGGGCGGCCTGGGGGTCAACATCCTCTCGACCTCGCGCGGCTTGATGACCGACCGCCGGGCGCGCCGCGAGCGTGTCGGCGGCGAGTTGATCTGCCGGGTCTATTAAGAGTGAAGGGAGTCAGGAGCCAGGAGTCAGAGTTCATTCTGACTCCTGGCTCCTGACTCCTGAATGCGGAGTTATCATTATGTCGAGAATAGGCAAGAAGCCAATAAGCATTCCTAAGAACGTCAAGGTCAACATCACGGACGGGGTGATCGAAGTGAGCGGCCCGAAAGGCCAGTTGACGACCAATGTGCCCGCCGGCATTCAGTTTCGCGTCGACGGGGATCAGCTTGTCGCCGAGCGCACCAGTGACGACCACGCGGCGGTTCATGGACTGGCGCGCGCCCTGGTGCAGAACGCCGTCACCGGCGTCACCGATGGCTATACGCGGCAGCTCGACATCGTCGGCGTCGGCTACAAGGTCGAATTGCAGAAGAGTCGCGTCATCTTCAACCTCGGTTATTCGCACCCCATCGAGTTCCCGCTGCCGTCGGGCATTGATGTCAAGGTCGAGCGTGTCAACAAGCCGATTCAGCAGTACCAGACGACCCTGACGATCACCGGCATTGACAAGCAGCAGGTCGGCCAGATTGCCGCCGACATGCGCAGCCTGCGCCGCCCCGATCCGTACAAGGGCAAGGGCGTGCGCTATGCCGGCGAAGCCTTGAAGCTCAAGCCCGGCAAGACCGGCAAGTAAGGGGACGTAACACGTGACGAGTGACAAGAAAAACGGAATCACCTTGTCACTTGTCACTCGTCACCATCTGAGAGTTGCTGAAGTGATGCCGCAAGCCGGCACAATCAGCGACCATAAGGACAAACGATATGGCACAGAAAAGCAGACAAGACATTAGGCGGGCGGTGCATCAGCGCATCCGCCAAAAAGTCGGCGGCAGCGGCGAGCGCCCGCGGCTGGCCATCTTTCGTAGCGTCAACCACATCTACGCGCAGATCATTGACGACGCGCAGGGCGTCACCGTGGCCTCGGCTTCGACAACGGAAAAAGATTGGAAGGGACGCACCGGCGGCAACATTGCGGCAGCCAAAGAGATCGGCAAAGCGATTGCCGAGCGCGCCAAAGAGAAGGGCATCACCCGCGTCGTCTTTGACCGCGGCGGCTACATCTATCACGGGCGCGTGCGCAGTCTCGCCGAAGCGGCGCGCGAAGCTGGACTGGAGTTTTAATAATGGAACGAATTGACGCATCAGGTCTCGATCTGAAGGATCAGGTGATTTCAATCAACCGCGTGACCAAGGTGGTCAAGGGCGGCAAGAACCTGTCGTTTGCGGCGCTGGTCATAGTCGGCAACGAGAATGGCGTCGTCGGCTTCGGCAGTGGCAAGGCCCGCGAAGTGCCGCTGGCGATCAAGAAGGGCATCGAGGCGGCGAAGAAGAATCTGATTCGCGTGCCGCTGTCGGGCCACACCCTGCCGCACCAGGTGACCGGCATCTTTGGCTCAGGGCGCGTGCTGCTCAAGCCCGCTCCCGAAGGCAAGGGCGTCATCGCCGGTGGCGCCGTGCGCGCCATCATGCAACTGGTCGGCGTGCGCGATGTGGTGACGAAATCAATCGGCACCTCGAACCCGCACAACGTCGTCCGCGCCACCTTTGAAGGTCTCCGGGAGTTGAAAGACCCGACCTCGGTGTCGCGGCTGCGGCGGCAGGCGGCAGAAGAAGCCGCGAGCGCTTAACGAATGGCCGCAGGCTTCGCAGGCGAAGCTTGAAACGGCTCGAAGGGAGTTATCATGGCAACGGCCAACAACGAAGCGCCGGGCGCGACCATCAAGATTCAGTGGTATCGCTCGACTATCGCCACGCCCAGAGCGCATAAAGAGATCGTCCGCAGCCTCGGGCTGACCAAGCTCAATCAGATCGTCGAGCGGCCCGACACCCCGTCCATGCGCGGCGCGGTTAAGAAGGTCCCGCACCTGCTGAGAATCATTGAATAGGGGCCGGGTGACAGGGGCCGGGGCCGGTGAAGAAAACTAAGTTTTACAACTGGCCCCTGACCCCTGACCCCTGACCCCCGGAGTCAAATCATGGCAATAGGCATACACAACATCGGCGCGCCGAAGGGCGCAAACAAAGATAAGAAGCGCGTCGGGCGCGGCCCCGGCTCGGGGCTCGGCAAGACTTCGGGGCGCGGCCACAAAGGGCAGAAATCGCGCTCCGGCTATTCGGGCCGTCCGGGCTTTGAAGGCGGCCAGATGCCGCTGCAACGGCGACTGCCCAAGCGCGGCTTTACGAACATCTTCAAAAAGGTCTGGATCGAAGTGCAGCTATCAGAACTGGCCGAGCGTTTTGACGGCAGCGAGCCGATCACGCCGGAGCTGATGGTCGAGCGCGGCATGATTAAGAAGAGTCACCTGGCACGCTTTGAGGGCGTCGTCGTCTTAGGCGGCGGCGAGCTGGCCGCGAAGCTGAGCATCACCGCACACCGTTTCACGAAGTCGGCGAAAGAAAAGATCGAAGCCGCCGGCGGCACCGCCAGCCTGGTCGGCAAAAGCTTTGAGGCGTAAACGCCATTTCGGTTTCTGGTTTATGGCCGGCTTCTTGTAAAATAAGGGCTCGGCCATAAATCAAGAATCGCCGCGCGATTCGTTCAACGCCCAGGGGAATTGCAAAGTCATGATCGAGAATTTCGTCAACAGCATCCGCAACGTCTTCACCGTCCCTGACCTGCGCAAGCGCGTCCTGTTCACGCTGGCGATGCTGGCGGTTTACCGCATCGGCTCGCACGTGCGCACGCCGGGCATTGACCCGCAGGTGCTCTCGAACCTGTGGGAGCAGGGCGTGATGCACCGCAGCCTGGCCGGCGTCATGGACTTGTTCTCCGGCGGCAACTTCAGAGTCGTCTCTATCTTCGCCCTCGGCATCACGCCCTACATCACGGCGTCGATCATCCTGCAACTGATGACCGTCGTGAGCGCGCGGCTGAAGGCGTTGCAGGAAGAAGGCGATCTGGGCCGGCGCAAGATCACCCAGTACACGCGCTACCTGACGGTCGTGCTCTGCGCGGTGCAGTCGTTCGGCATCGCCTACTGGTTGCAGAATCAGGTCACCTCTTCGGGCAATCTGGTCTACAACCCCGGGCTGAACTTCGTGCTGATGACGATGTTGACGCTGGCGACCGGCACGACGTTCATTATGTGGCTCGGCGAGCAGATCACCGAGCGCGGCGTCGGCAACGGCATCAGCTTGATCATCTTCGCCGGCATCGTGCTGCGCCTGCCTTCGGCGGTGCAGACCATGTACGAGAAGCTCACGGGCGGCGGCACCGGCCAGGCCATTGGCGTCATCTTGCTGGTCGTGGCGATGATCCTGGTGATCGCGGCCATCGTCTTCGTCGAGCGCGGCTTCCGCAAGATTCCCATCAACCATGCGCGGCGCATGGTCGGGCGGCAATCGATCCCGCAGCAGCAGACACACATGCCGTTGAAGGTCAACATGGGCGGCGTCATCCCTGTGATCTTCGCGTCTTCGATCCTCGCCTTCCCACAGACCATCCTCGGCTTCCTCGGCACGGACCCCGAGAATACCACGGGCTGGAAAGCATGGCTGGGGAAACTGGCCAGCGAGATGGGCGGCCAGGGTCACCCGCTGCATTACCTGATTTATGCGGCGGCGATCATCTTCTTCACTTTCTTCTACGTGTCGATCATTTTCAACACTGACGAAGTGGCGAACAACCTGCGCAAGAACGGCGCGTTCATCCCCGGCATCCGCCCGGGCAAGCGCACCTCGGATTACCTGAACGAGATTCTCACGCGGCTGACGACGGCCGGCGCCATTTACCTGGCGGTGGTGGCGTTGCTGCCGCAGTTCATCTTGTCGGGCTTCGCGGTTCAATACCTGCCTTTCATCGGGCAGTCGCTCGACAACCTGCTGCGCGGCAACCCGCTGACTTCGTGGATCACGACCGGCATCGGCGTCAACTTCTACTTCGGCGGCACCAGCCTGCTGATTGTCATCGGCGTGGCGATGGACACGATGAACCAGATCGAGTCGCAGCTGATCATGCGCCACTACGACGGCTTCCTCGGGCCGCGCGGGCGGCGCATGCGGGGGCGGCGCTCGTATTGAGCTTATGTCGAACCTCTACGTTTTGATGGGGCCGCAAGGTGCAGGCAAAGGCACTCAGGCGCAATTATTGGCAGACCGTTTCGGTCTGCCAATCGTCGCTACGGGGGACATCCTGCGCGAGATCGCCAAGGAGGAAACCGAGTTCGGCCGGCACGTCAAAGCGGTCCTCGCCACCGGCGAGCTGGTCAGCGACGATATTCTCGCCGAGGTGATTAAGCAGCGGCTCTGTCTGAACGATTGCGTCGGCGGGTGCATCCTCGATGGCTTCCCGCGCACCTTGCCGCAAGCGCGCTTGCTTGAAATGATCGCGCAGGAGGACGGCAATCGCATCGTCGTCATCAAGATTGACGTGCCGCGCGAGCTGCTGCTGCGCCGCCTGACCGGCCGGCGCATCTGCAAACGCTGCAACTCGATTTATCATATGGAGTTCAAGCCGCCCCAACACGACGAGGTTTGCGACCTGGACGGCGAGGCGCTGATGACCCGGCCCGACGACACCATCGAAGCGATCCAACAGCGGTTGCAGCTCTACCAGGAGAAGACGCGGCCGCTGCTTGAATACTATGAGGCGTCGAGCCGACTCCAGCGGGTTGACGGCACGGGAACGCCGGAAGCCGTCTTCAATCGCCTGGCCGAGATTGTCGAAAGTGATTCGAACTCGGAGCGAGGCAATGCGGCGCAGTGAGTAAGCGATGAGGAGAGCCGATCACTGCAATCGAGTGGTCAGGGGTCTTTGTCATGGTGATTCGCAAATCGAAAATCGAGATTGAAAAGATGCGCGCTGCGGGGCAGATTGTCGCCCGCGTGTTGAAGCAGCTCTCGGAGATCGTGCAGCCGGGGATTACCACCCGCGACCTCGATGCCGAAGCCGAGCGCCTGATCCGCGCCGCGGGTGCGGTGCCGACTTTTAAGGGCTATCACGGCTATCCGGCTTCGATCTGCGCCTCGATCAACGATGAAGTGGTGCATGGCATCCCTTCGAAACGTAAGCTGCGCGAGGGCGACATCATCGGCATTGACTGCGGCGCAACCTTGCAGGGCTATGTCGGCGACGCGGCGGTGACGGTGCCGGTTGGGCGGATCAGCGATGACGCCTGGAAGCTGATCAACACGACGCGCCGCTCACTGTTTGAAGCGATCTCCCGCTGCCGCGTCGGCAATCGCCTCGGCGATGTCTGCAACGCCGTGCAGGCGTATGTCGAGCCGCTCGGCTATTCGGTGGTGCGCAACTTCTGCGGGCACGGCATCGGTCGGGCGATGCACGAAGACCCGCAGGTGCCGAATTACGGCAAGCCCGGCACCGGCCCTGTCTTGCGCGAAGGCTGGGTGCTGGCTATCGAGCCGATGGTCAATATCGGGCGCCACGACGTCAAAGTCCTGTCCGACGGCTGGACGGTAATCACCCTGGACGGCAGGCCGTCGGCACATTTCGAGCATACAGTGGCAATCACCGCTGACGGGCCGCAGATTCTCACTGAATTAAACGGGAATGGGAATGTCGGGTAGGGCAGCGGCGGGCCGCCTGCGGAGGCAGGTTGCGAAAGCCGGCGGGCGATGGTAAACTAATCGTTTCTTGTGTGCGAAGGATTCTTCACCTAGCGCCCGCTCGATGAAGGAAGGAAAGCAATTATGAAAGTCAGGGCATCGGTTAAGAAAATGTGTGATAACTGCAAGGTCATTCACCGCCGCGGCGTTGTTCGAGTGATCTGCACCAATCCCAAGCATAAACAGCGGCAAGGATAGTCGAAGACGGAGGACGAATGGCACGCATCGCAGGCGTAGACCTTCCGGCAAATAAGCGAGCCGAGATCGGTCTGACATACATCTACGGCATCGGGCGCTCGCGCGCCAACCAGATTCTCGGCGAGGCCGGCATCAACATCGATAAGCGCATCCGCGAGCTGAGCGAAGAAGAGGTCAACCGCATCCGCACGGTCATTGATCAGCAGGGCATGGTCGAAGGCGACCTGCGCAAAGAAGTGCAGATGAACATCAAGCGGTTGATGGACATCGGCTGCTATCGCGGCCTGCGCCACCGCCGCGGCCTGCCGGTGCGCGGCCAGCGCACGCATACCAACGCCCGCACGCGCAAAGGCCCGCGCCGCATGACGGTCGCTAAGAAGAAAGCGCCGGGCAAGAAATAACCACGGTGACGAGTGACAAGATCACCCACTCGTCACTTGTCACTTAAAGAATTATGGCAAAAGCACAAGCAAAAGGCGGCAAGAAGAAAGCCTTCAAGCGCAAAGAGCGGCGCATCGTGCCGCAGGGCATCGTTCACATCCAGGCGAGCTTCAACAACACACTGGTGGCGATCACCGATATGTCGGGCAACCTGATCAGCCAGTCGTCGGCAGGCGCGCTCGGCTTTCATGGCTCGCGCAAGGGCACGCCGTTCGCCGCGCAACAGGCGGCCAGCCGTGCCGCGCAAGCGGCGCGTGACGTTGGCATGCAGCACGCCGAAGTCCGTGTCAAAGGGCCGGGATCAGGCCGCGAATCGGCGGTGCGCGCGATCCAGTCCGCCGGCATCAACGTGTCGATCATTCGTGACGTCACGCCGATCCCCCACAACGGCTGCCGCCCGCCGAAGCGTCGTCGCGTTTAGTCAGAGATTTTTCAAAGAGCGGGCCGGCGCGGCCTGCTCTTACTTGATTTCATGTTCGGGCGCGCGCCGGCCTGACGCCGCCTGCGCGCCTTAAAGGAAGAAGAGCCGTTCAATTTTGGATTTGCGATTTTGGATTTTAGATTGGCAGAAGCGCACGAGTTCAACTCAATGCACGTCTTCCCGGAATCCAAAATCTAAAATCTAAAATCCAAAATTCGGAGGGCTTGTAAACTTTTGCCGGTTCCCGCGAGGGACGGTAGATGGAGGGAGAACGCATTGGCTAGATATCGTGGCCCGGTGTGCCGTTTGTGCCGCCGGGAAGGAATGAAGCTGTTTTTGAAGGGCGAGCGGTGCTACAAGCCGAGCTGCCCGATTGAAAAACGCGGCACCCAGCCGCCCGGTCAGCACGGCCGCAACGTCCGCCGTGCCAAGCTCATCGGCTACGGCGAGCAATTGCGCGAGAAGCAGAAGGTCAAGCGCATTTATGGCATGCTGGAGCGCCAGTTCCGGCTCTATTTCGAGCGCGCCGTGCGTACCAAAGGCGTCACGGGCGAGAACTTGCTCGCTTTGCTTGAGCGTCGCCTCGACAACGTCGTCTATCGTCTCGGCTATGCGATGTCGCGCCCGCAAGCGCGGCAGTTAGTCAGCCACGGTCACGTCCTCGTCAATGGCCGCAAAGTGGATATCCCAAGCTTCCAGGTCAAGGTCGGCGATGAAATCACCATCCGCGAAGGCAGCCGCGCCAATGGGCACATTCAGAGCGCCTTCCAGACGGCATCGGGGCGCGGCCGCCCGGGCTGGCTCGAAGTTATCTCTGCTGATGACATGCGTGGCCGCGTCGTTGCCTTGCCGCGTCGTGAAGACATTGGCCAGAATATCAACGAACAACTTATCGTCGAGCTTTATTCCAAGTAGTTCACGCAGGGTGTTGGGTGTCATCGGCTGGAACGCGGGCGGGCAGTCGCCGCGAATCAGCTCATGACACCCAACACCTATAACCTGTTTGAGGGGAAGCAATGACCAACACCGAAACCCAATTCATGATTGGATTCCAGAAGCCCAAGCGCCTCGCCTCTGAATCGGAGACGGCGACCAGCCGCTACGGCAAATTCTACGCGCAGCCGTTCGAACGCGGGTTCGGGACGACTATCGGCAACTGTCTGCGCCGTTCGCTGCTCTCGTCGGTCGAAGGCGCGGCCATCACGGCGATCAAGATCGAAGGCGTGCTGCACGAGTTCTCTTCGATCCCCGGCGTCGTCGAAGACGCCACCGACATCATCCTCAACCTCAAACGCATCCCGTTCAAGCTGCACGGGCTGGGGCCGAAGACCTTGCGCGTCGAGCGCACCGTGCCGGGCGAGATGCTTTCGGGCGAGATTGAAACCGACAGCGAAGTCGAAATTCTCGATCCCAACGTCCACATCGCGACGGTTTCCGAAGGCGGAAGCTTGGCCATTGAGATGCGCTTGAAGCGGGGCCGTGGTTATGTCAGCGCCGAGCGCAATTACGACGAGGACCTGGCCGTCGGCTATATCCCCATTGATTCGGTGCATTCGCCGGTCAAGAAAGTCAACTACACGGTCGATTCGGCGCGCCTCGGGCAGGACACCGATTACGACAAGCTGACGATTGAAGTCTGGACGAACGGCTCGGTGCAGCCGGCCAACGCCATCGGCCTGGCCGCCAAGTTGATCAAAGATCACATGCAGATCTTCATCAACTTCGAGGAAGAGCCCGACCATGCCGACGGCGATGCCGAAGGCGGCGAGCGCGGCGCTTTCAACGAAAATCTCGACCGCTCGGTGGACGAGTTGGAACTGAGCGTGCGCTCGTACAACTGCCTGAAGAACGCCGACATTCGCACCATCCGCGAGCTGGTGCAGAAGAGCGAAGCCGAGATGTTGAAGACCAAGAATTTCGGGCGCAAGTCGCTGAACGAGATCAAGGAGATTTTGCAGTCCATGGGGTTGCATCTCGGCATGCGCTTTGACGATCACGGGCGGCTGATTGACGAGGCCACCGCCTAAAGGGAAACGATGAACGATGAATGATGAACGCTGAATGGCTCGACTGTATTCACCGTTCCTGGTTCATCATTCATCATTCATCATTCATGATTTTCTTTCCTGGGGTTTGTTATGCGACATAAAGTGGCTCATAGAAAACTGGGGCGCAAGACCGAGCATCGGTTATCGATGCTGCGCAACCTCTGCACTTCGCTGATGGTTGAAGAGCGCCTGATCACGACGCTGCCGAAGGCCAAAGAGTTGCGCCCGTACGCCGAGCGCGTCATCACGCTGGGCAAGCGCGCGCTTACAGCCGAAGGGCCGGAGCAGGCGCTGCACTTGCGGCGTCAGGCGGCGGCCTACTTTCACAGCGGCAACGCCAACCGCACGCCGGACGGCGGCTACAAGCGCCCGCGCGCGCCGCGTACGGCCGGCGTCGCCGCCGTTGACAAGCTGTTTGATGAAATCGCCGCGCGCTACACCGAGCGCCCCGGCGGTTATACGCGCATCCTCAAGCTCGGCACCCGCCGCGGCGATGGCGCTGAAATGGCCTTGATCGAATTGATTGGCAGCGAAGTCGCGCCCGTCAAGGAAGAGGCCAAGCCCGAGGCCAAGAAGAAGCGCGGCCTGCTCGGTCGGTTCAAAAAGGATCAAGCGAAGGCCTAAGCTCGGCCAACGCGCGCGGCACCAGCAGGCGGGCGGTTGGTTGAGCCTTCGTTGTATGATTGAAAGCCTCAGCCGCACGCGGTTGGGGCTTTCGCTTATTGAGCCGGCGTGTTAGTTTCTGGTTTCTAGTTCCTGGTTCCTGGTTGATCGGACAACGCGATCTACAATAACCAGAAATCAGAAACCCGCATCTTTGAGGGCAAACGATGGATTTGAAAGAGGTCAAAAAGCTAATCGAGCTGGTGAGCGAAAAGGGCTTCGCCGAGTTCGAGATCGAGCACGACGGCTTTCGGCTGCACATCAGCCGCTTCAAAGAGCCGGCGGTAATTCAGGCGGCGCCGACGCCGGTCATCCTCTCGGCGCCGATGCCGGTCGTAACGGAAACCGTCGCGCCTGCCGCCGCCCAACCTTCCCCCCCGGCGCCTCCGCCGGCCCGGCCCGAGCCGCCGAAGACTGAGTCCGCGCAGCACCTCATTAGATCGCCTATCGTCGGCACGTTTTATCGCGCGGCCTCGCCGCAAGCCAAG contains the following coding sequences:
- the accB gene encoding acetyl-CoA carboxylase biotin carboxyl carrier protein gives rise to the protein MDLKEVKKLIELVSEKGFAEFEIEHDGFRLHISRFKEPAVIQAAPTPVILSAPMPVVTETVAPAAAQPSPPAPPPARPEPPKTESAQHLIRSPIVGTFYRAASPQAKPFVNVGDRVEADQVVCIIEAMKLMNEIQAEISGVIAEIYVQNGQPVEYGQPLFGITT